TCGCGTCGCGGATCCGCGCGACATCGGCCGCGTCGGTCTCGGGCCCCTGGAGGAAGCGGCAATTGCGGCCGACGATCTCCTCGCGAGCATAGCCGGTCAGCCGGGTGAAGGCGTCGTTGACGAAGACGATCGGGTTGTCGGGCCGGTGCGGATCGGTGATCACCATCGGCATGCGCGTCGCCCGCACGGCGGCGGCGAACGGGTCGGGACTGGCGCCTGTCCGAGTCAGCTCGGCCGCGATGCGGCTGTCGTCGCGGGGATCGGTCACGCTCGGGTCGCCTCCTCCGCGATACCGGACGAGTGGTCGCGATGTACCACATCCCGCGTCATCGCCAACGGCCCGGCTTCGCGCAACGCCCGTGGTTGCTGCAAAAGCGCGCATCCTGTGACCGCAGTCTTCTTGTGGACGATCCATTCGCCCGATCGGCTATGTCGTGAGCCGAGGTGGTGGAAACAACCCCCCTTACGGATGCGGTTCCGGAAAACCGTGGCGCTGGTGCAGCGCGCGCAGGATCGCGTCCTTGTCGTCGACGAAGCGCAGGGCGCCATGGCGGCCGGTGGCGAGGGTATCCGGCGCGTCGGGGGCCAGCACCAGGAGCGGCAGCGACTGATGCGCCTCGCCGAGGCGGTCGATCAGGGCCTGCCGCGGCCGCGGCCAGGGCAGGCGCGTCACGTCGAGGCGCCCGGCCGGGGCGGGAAAGCCCGCGAGCACGCCCTCGATCAGGGCGCAGTGCCAGCAATAGAAGCGCCGGCCCGGAAAGGCCGGGTCGGCGAAATCCGGGACCAGCAGATAGAGGTGATCGCGCAAGATCCTCGATCCCCGATCCTCACACGTCATTGTCACACGTCCTGGCGCGGCAGCATCCGGTCGAGCAGGGCGTCGCGGCGGGCGATCAGATGCCAGGCGGTGGCGAGCACATGGAGGGCCACCAGGGCGTAGACCGCGTATTGCCCCACCACATGGATCTGGTCGGCGAGATCGGACACCGCCTTGTTCTTCTCCATGAAGGGCGGGATCGGGAACAGGAAGAAGTATTGCGTGGTGTTGCCGGCGGCGGCCGACATCACGAAGCCGCTTGCCGGCATCAGCAGGAAGACGGCGTAG
This sequence is a window from Methylobacterium sp. SyP6R. Protein-coding genes within it:
- a CDS encoding DUF3088 domain-containing protein, whose product is MLRDHLYLLVPDFADPAFPGRRFYCWHCALIEGVLAGFPAPAGRLDVTRLPWPRPRQALIDRLGEAHQSLPLLVLAPDAPDTLATGRHGALRFVDDKDAILRALHQRHGFPEPHP